DNA from Metabacillus flavus:
TACAATGAAAGTTCCCGCCAGCAGCAGCCTGATGACGCTCTGGATATCCCGACTTTCCTTAGAAACCGGAACAGAAGACGATAATATTCCTGGAAAAAGAGCCTGGCATACCTGCCTGGCTCTTTTTTGCGTGAATTTTATAAGCCAAAATACGGGCATAACCCTGCCAGCCTGCGCCTGAAGAAAGGAATAAAACGATCAAACTCAGAACTCTCCCCTTCCGACAAAACCCCTTAAAAAAACACCGTTTTCCCCCTCATGAATTGACAGACTTCCTCGGACGATCTCATTATACTTAGGGCTATATCCTGCTATTTAGACAATCTGGAACCTGTCATGGAAGAGGGTTAGACATTGTCCGTATATTTAGATGTCATATGGATGCTTAATTTCCTTTTTGATCTGTTTCTTCTGATGCTTACTGCTTCCTTACTGAAGAGGCCAAAAGTTTGGTATAGGCTTTTATTGGGTGGTTTCATAGGTTCATCTATCATTCTTTTCATGTTTACACCCCTTGGGCCGTTCTTCAGTCATCCTGCAGGGAAGCTTTTCATCTCTGTCCTCATGGTTTGGTCAGCTTTTGGCTTTGTACGGTTTAAATACTTTCTGCAGAACTGGTTTATGTTTTACTTTTCAACATTCGCTCTTGGCGGGGGAATTATTGGAGCCCATTATTTTCTGCAGCAAGACAGCTATTTAACCAATGGAATATTAATGACCCAGACAACAGGCTTCGGTGATCCGATTACGTGGATTTTTGTTATTATTGGTTTTCCTCTGCTTTGGCTGTTTTCAGCAGGGCGGGGGAATGACGTGCAAGTAAAAAAACTCCAGTATCATGAAATCGTTCAGGTAACGGCCGTTTTCGGAGAAACGATTCTGCCTATGGCCGGGCTGATTGACAGCGGAAATCAGCTTTTTGACCCCATCACAAGAACGCCTGTCATGATTGCAGATACGGATAAACTGACCGGTCTGCTTCCTAAGGCTCTGACAGACAAAGTGATGTCAGGGAATATTCTGGACGATGCGCCTGAGCTTGAAGATCATTGGCAGCTGCGAATGCGGATTATTCCATACAGGGGAGTCGGGCAGCAAAATCAATTTCTTATCGGCTTAAAGCCGGACTCTTTAATAATCAAGACGGAAAAAGAAGAAATAAACGTGAAAAAAGCCATTATCGGCTTAAGCTCCTCCCAGCTATCGGCTGATGGAGATTTTACATGCATTGTTCATCCTCAAATGCTTCAGGGGACATCATCTGCACATGTGTCTTAAATAAGTTTACTCGCGTTTTGGACTTTTAGAAGGGGGAATAAGATGAAAAACCTTAGGCTGAGAATTACGTATTGGTGGTACAAATTATTAACGAAGCTTGGCTTCAAGACAGATGAGATTTATTACATTGGCGGAAGTGAGGCTCTTCCTCCCCCTCTTAATAAAGATGAGGAAGAAATACTTCTCAAGAAGCTTCCCACCGGGGACCTGGCAGCCAGAGCAATTCTCATTGAACGAAACCTTCGGCTGGTCGTGTACATTGCGAGGAAATTTGAGAACACGGGTATTAATATCGAGGATTTAATAAGCATCGGTACAATCGGTCTGATTAAGGCAGTCAACACGTTTAACCCTGAGAAGAAAATCAAACTGGCTACATATGCCTCCAGATGCATCGAAAATGAAATCCTGATGTATTTGAGAAGAAACAATAAAATCCGGTCCGAGGTTTCCTTCGATGAACCGCTCAACATTGATTGGGACGGCAATGAGCTTCTCCTCTCGGATGTTCTCGGAACAGACGATGATATTATTACGAAGGATCTGGAAGCAAATGTTGACCGTAAGCTTCTCCTAAAAGCTCTTCAGCAGCTGAACGACAGGGAAAAGCAAATTATGGAGCTTCGGTTTGGCCTTCAGGGAGGAGAAGAAAAAACACAAAAAGATGTCGCCGATATGCTGGGGATCTCTCAATCGTATATTTCGAGGCTGGAAAAGCGCATTATCAAACGGTTAAGGAAAGAATTTAATAAAATGGTTTAAAAATTTCTAAATAAAAAGGGTCTAAAAAACCCTTATTTTATTTGGGAAAAATAATTTTCTTGTAATTTTAGCGTCTTTTTAATGTGCATATTTTTCCAACACCAGGAAATACTGTTTTTTGTACAGCAGCTCCTGACTGGAGGGAAAGATGTGACACGAAATAAAGTAGAAATTTGCGGAGTAGACACGTCAAAGCTTCCCGTACTAAAAAATGAAGAAATGCGAATTCTCTTCAGAGAGATGCAAAGCGGGGACAATTCAGCAAGAGAAAAACTCGTAAATGGAAATCTCAGGCTCGTTCTGAGTGTCATCCAGCGTTTTAACAACAGAGGAGAATTTGTCGATGACTTGTTTCAGGTTGGCTGTATTGGCCTTATGAAATCCATTGATAATTTCGACCTGGGACAAAATGTGAAATTTTCAACTTATGCTGTACCTATGATTATAGGGGAAATCAGACGCTATCTGCGCGATAATAATCCGATTAGGGTTTCCAGGTCATTAAGGGACATCGCCTATAAAGCCCTGCAGGTGAGGGAAAAGCTAATGACCCAGACGTCAAGAGAACCATCCGCAGAAGAAATAGCAAAGGTGCTTGAGGTACCCCATGAAGAAATTGTCTTCGCCCTCGATGCCATTCAGGATCCAGTTTCATTGTTTGAGCCGATTTACAATGACGGCGGCGATCCGATTTATGTAATGGATCAGCTAAGTGATGAGCGGAGCCGGGATATCCAGTGGATCGAAGAGCTCGCCTTAAAGGAAGGAATGAGGCGACTTAACGACAGGGAAAAACTTATCCTAAGGAAGCGATTTTTTCAAGGGAAAACACAAATGGAAGTTGCTGATGAAATAGGAATCTCCCAAGCACAGGTTTCGAGGCTGGAAAAAGCAGCAATCAAGCAAATGAATAAAAATATTCAGCAATAAGATGGACAAGCCTAAGGGATCCTGCCGGAAACGGAGGATCCCTTTTCATGTTGAGAGGGAAACTTCTGCTCATGATTGTGTACGAATACTAAACGAAACCTCTCATACATTGAATAGTAAAAGATACGTTTGATGGGAGCGGTTAATATGATGAACATTTCCGAGTTTCAAACAAAGGATATTGTTAATGTTTCAGACGGGAAGAAGCTGGGAAGCATTGGGGACTTCGATATTAATGTTACAACAGGAAAGATACAGGCTATTATTATAACAGGACCGGGCAAAATGATGGGATTCTTCGGAAGGGAAGAGGAATTTGTAATCCCATGGCGAAACATAGTAAAGATTGGGGAAGATGTAATTTTAGTGAGGATGTCTTCTCAGGATCTTTCCCCTTAATAAGCCGTGTGAAATTATGCAATAAATGATTAATTTTGCCCTTTATTTTATGAACTTAAAGGGAAAGATGTGGTAAAATAAAAGCATTCATCCAGGGATTTTGTCGAAAGGAGATTGATATCATGATGGAGCCATTTACAAAGGATCGGGAAACATTTTTGAGCCTGGGCGGCTTTGCAAGAATCAATTCTTCTATCATTGCAGGTTTTACTGTAAAAAACGGAGGAGTAAGCACCTCCCCTTTTTCTGCTTTAAATATGGGGCTTCATGTGAACGATAATCCTGCCGATGTGGCGGCAAACAGAGAAGCCTGTGCATTTGAAACATCCATTCCTCTCCGAAACTGGGTATTTGCAGATCAGGTTCACGGAAGCCGGATCGTGAAAGCGGAGAAGGAAAATCGCGGGAACGGCGCTTATGATTATGAAGAAGCGATACCTGCTGCCGATGGAATCTATACAGAAGAAACAGATACGGTGCTTGCACTTGCCTTCGCCGATTGTGTACCGATCTTTTTTATGAAGAGAAAATGAAGCTTATCGGAATAGCACATGCCGGATGGAAGGGAAGCGTTCTTAACATTGGCCAAGCCATGATCAGCCGCTGGATAGAAGAGGAAGATGCGCAATTAGAACGGATTCATGCGGTAATAGGGCCATCTATTGGATCATGCTGCTACAAGGTTGATGACCGTGTGATTGAAGAAGTAAACAAGCTTTTTGACCCTGTTGAAGAGCTTCCATACATGAAAGCGGCACCGGGCCAATATTCCCTTGACCTGAAAGCACTTAACGAAGCATTGCTGGTGAAAGCCGGATTAAATAGAGAAAATATTGCAGTGTCCGGCCTTTGTACAAGCTGTGAGCATGAATTGTTTTTTTCACATCGCAGGGACGAGGGAAAGACTGGCAGAATGATTGGCTTTATTGGTTTGAAAGAGGAGGGTTCTTGATTGGAAATAAAAGAAAATCTGTCTGTCATCAAAGAGAATATCAACAAAGCTTGCAGACAGGCTGGACGGAATCCTGAAGAAGTGAGGCTCGTGGCTGTGACAAAGTACGTTACAGCTGATCGGGCGGAGGAAGCCATTGAAGCAGGAATTATTCACCTGGGGGAGAATCGGGATGAAGGACTTGCTGAGAAGTATGAACGCATAGGCAATAAAGCAGTCTGGCATTTTATCGGTTCCCTGCAGTCAAGAAAAGTAAAACATGTAATTGATAAGGTTTCATACATACATTCACTGGATAGGCTTTCCCTTGCAAAAGAGATCGATAAGCGCGCAGAAGCACCCGTTCAATGTTTTGTACAGGTCAATACGTCTGGTGAGGTATCCAAGCACGGAATAAAGCCTGAAGAAACGATTTCATTTATAAAAGCATGCAGTGAATATCCGGCCATACAGATTGCCGGTCTGATGACGATGGCTCCCAGCACTGACGACACCTCAACGATCCGCCGGACTTTTCAGCGCCTTAAAGAGCTTAAAGAAGAAATACAAGGCCTGGGACTGGACCATGCACCCTGCACTGAGCTTTCCATGGGAATGTCCAGCGATTATATGATTGCTATTGAAGAGGGAGCTACTTTCATCCGAATCGGCTCTTCTCTTGTAGGATAAATTACAGGAGGTGTCAAAAATGAGTATCAAAAACCGCTTTAAAACCTTTTTTGCTCTTGATGAAGAGGAATATGAATATACTGATAAACAAAGCTATGAGGAGGAGGAAGAATATTTATCTCCCGAGCAGCAGGCACCAAGAAAAGAAGGAAAGCAAAACGTTGTAAGTTTGCAAAGCCTTCAAAAATCCTCTAAAGTAGTGCTATGTGAGCCTCGTGCATACTCTGAAGCTCAGGATATTGCAGATCAGCTAAAGAACCGCCGTGCGATTGTTGTCAATCTTCAGCGGATTCAGCATGATCAGGCAAAACGGATCGTTGATTTCCTCAGCGGCACAGTTTATGCGATAGGCGGAGATATCCAAAAAATCGGGATGAATATATTTCTCTGCACTCCAGATAATGTGGACGTATCTGGAACCATCTCCGAATTGGCAGTTGAAGATGAACCTCAAAGGTGGTAATGGGCAATGGACTTAGTGTTTTCAGTATTAGGATCTTTACTGCAGGTGTATTCGTATGCCATCATCATTTATATTCTCATGTCATGGTTTCCGAATGCGAAGGAGAGCAGATTCGGACAAATTCTTGCGTCGGTTTGCGAACCCTTTTTAGAACCGTTCCGCAGGATCATTCCTTCACTTGGCATGATTGACCTGTCTCCAATTGCAGCGATACTGGTTTTAAACCTGGCACAAGGCGGATTGCGGTCTCTATACTATATGATTGCGTAAGGGAAGGGACGTTATGGTCCCTTTTTCCAATTAATGAAACGGTGATGCAAATGACAGATTTATTTCAGCATTTTAGAGAAGATGAACGTGATTTTATTGAAAAAGTGATTGGCTGGAAAGAATATGTTCTTTCTTCTTACAGCCCGAAGCTGACTGACTTTCTGGACCCGAGAGAACAGGAAATTGTCCGTTCGCTGATCGGTGATCAAAAAGAAGTGAATGCTGCTTTTCAAGGAGGAACGCCTCAGGCGGAAAGAAAACGGGCGCTGCTTTATCCGGAGTATTTGGAACCGGACCATGACGATTTTGCTTTAAGTTTATTTCAAATCAGCTACCCTTCGAAATTTGTAAATCTTGAGCATAGGCAAGTCCTCGGCGCTTTAATGTCGATCGGGCTCAAGCGATCAAAATATGGAGACATATTAATAGAGGATGAGAACATTCAGCTCGTGGCTGCGGAAGAAATGGATGACTTTTTAAAATTGCAGCTTACCGAGATCGGGAAAGCAAAGGTTGAGCTGAAGAAAATTGATTTTTCAAAGGCGATTGCAAAGCATGATGAGTGGAGCGAGTCCTCCACTACCGTTAGCTCCCTTAGACTGGATGCGGTAATAGCGGCAATTTACGGAATCTCCAGACAGAAGGTGCAGCCGCTTCTGCAGGCAGGACAAGTAAAGGTAAATTGGCGTACTGCGGAACAGGGATCGATGGAATGCCAGGAAGGCGACAGGATTTCAGTAAGAGGTTTCGGACGCAGCAAAGTGACAGAAATCCTTGGCCGTACGAAAAAAGATAAAATCAGACTTCTATTTGGCAGACAAAAATAATCATGAATTTTGGAGGATTTGCCCCATAATTGCCGAATAATGAATTATAATGGTATGCAGGAGTGCAAACCGATACATATGGAGGTGGCCTTTGTGCCTTTAACACCGCTTGATATTCATAATAAGGAATTTAATAAAGGATTCCGCGGTTATGACGAAGATGAAGTAAACGAATTTCTCGATCAGGTTATTAAAGATTATGAAATGGTGCTCCGCGATAAAAAGGAATTCGAAACACGGGTTGCAGAGATGGAAGAAAAGCTGAGCCACTATACGGTCATCGAAGAAACCTTAAATAAATCTATTCTGATTGCACAGGAAACTGCTGAAGAAGTAAAACGCAACGCCCAAAAGGAATCCAAGCTGATTATTAAAGAGGCAGAAAAAAATGCTGACCGCATCATCAATGAATCCCTTTCAAAATCCCGCAAGGTAGCGATGGAAATTGAAGAGCTGAAAAAACAGTCTAAAGTGTTCCGGACACGTTTCCAAATGCTGATTGAAGCACAGCTCGATTTATTGAAAAACGATGATTGGGATCATCTCCTTGAATATGAAGTGGACAGCGTCTATGCAGGAGAAGAGGAAGAAGCTAAATACCGTTCTTGACTTTTTCATGGGAATTCGCATATAATTTGAGCACAATCAAAATATGACTCGACGATGACAGGGATAGTAGTCTGAATGAACCCTTTACAAAGCGAACCGGGGGTGGTGGGAGCCCGGCTAAAGACATCAGATGAAAATCACCCTTGAGTTCCTTCCTGAAATGCATTAGTAAGGAAGGCGCCTCATTCACGATAAGAATGCTTAAGTGGATGTGTTTTTTTGCATCTATAAGGGTGGTACCGCGTGAAGCAAGCCTTCTCGTCCCTTTCCAGGGATGAGAAGGCTTTTTTGTATTTTTTTACCAAAACCTGCCAGGGATGAGTCCCTGAAGCGAAAATCGACAGTCAATTTTATCAGTGCCTAAACATAGGAGGAAAAAGAAATGGATTATAAAGATACTTTGCTCATGCCTAAAACAGAATTTCCAATGCGCGGAAATTTACCGAAGCGTGAACCTGAAATGCAGGAAAAATGGGAACAGATGAATATTTATAAAATGGTTCAGGAGCATACAAAAGACCGTCCGCTCTTCATCTTGCACGATGGACCTCCATATGCAAACGGCGATATTCACATGGGCCATGCTCTAAATAAAATCCTTAAGGATTTTATCGTCCGCTACAAATCCATGAGCGGCTACAATGCACCTTACGTTCCCGGCTGGGATACGCATGGTCTTCCAATTGAAACAGCTTTGACAAAAAATAAAAAAGTAAACCGCAAGGAAATGTCTGTTGCCGAATTTCGCAAGCTGTGCGAAGAGTACGCTTGGGATCAGATTAATGGTCAGCGTGAGCAATTTAAACGTCTGGGAGTAAGGGGAGACTGGGACAATCCTTACGTAACCCTTCAGCCTGAGTATGAAGCGCAGCAAATCCTTGTTTTTGGTGAAATGGCTAAAAAAGGATACATCTATAAAGGCAAGAAACCAGTTTACTGGTCTCCATCCAGCGAATCAGCTCTTGCAGAAGCGGAAATTGAATATCAGGATAAAAAATCTCCATCCATCTATGTAGCTTTTGACGTAGCAGATGGAAAAGGCGTGCTAGAAGAGGATGAAAAAATCATCATCTGGACAACAACTCCATGGACCATTCCGGCAAACCTTGGAATCGCTGTCCATCCTGACCTGGAATACAGTGTAGTCCTTGCAAACGGAGCAAAATATGTTGTGGCATCAGAA
Protein-coding regions in this window:
- the spoIIGA gene encoding sigma-E processing peptidase SpoIIGA gives rise to the protein MSVYLDVIWMLNFLFDLFLLMLTASLLKRPKVWYRLLLGGFIGSSIILFMFTPLGPFFSHPAGKLFISVLMVWSAFGFVRFKYFLQNWFMFYFSTFALGGGIIGAHYFLQQDSYLTNGILMTQTTGFGDPITWIFVIIGFPLLWLFSAGRGNDVQVKKLQYHEIVQVTAVFGETILPMAGLIDSGNQLFDPITRTPVMIADTDKLTGLLPKALTDKVMSGNILDDAPELEDHWQLRMRIIPYRGVGQQNQFLIGLKPDSLIIKTEKEEINVKKAIIGLSSSQLSADGDFTCIVHPQMLQGTSSAHVS
- the sigE gene encoding RNA polymerase sporulation sigma factor SigE, yielding MKNLRLRITYWWYKLLTKLGFKTDEIYYIGGSEALPPPLNKDEEEILLKKLPTGDLAARAILIERNLRLVVYIARKFENTGINIEDLISIGTIGLIKAVNTFNPEKKIKLATYASRCIENEILMYLRRNNKIRSEVSFDEPLNIDWDGNELLLSDVLGTDDDIITKDLEANVDRKLLLKALQQLNDREKQIMELRFGLQGGEEKTQKDVADMLGISQSYISRLEKRIIKRLRKEFNKMV
- the sigG gene encoding RNA polymerase sporulation sigma factor SigG yields the protein MCIFFQHQEILFFVQQLLTGGKDVTRNKVEICGVDTSKLPVLKNEEMRILFREMQSGDNSAREKLVNGNLRLVLSVIQRFNNRGEFVDDLFQVGCIGLMKSIDNFDLGQNVKFSTYAVPMIIGEIRRYLRDNNPIRVSRSLRDIAYKALQVREKLMTQTSREPSAEEIAKVLEVPHEEIVFALDAIQDPVSLFEPIYNDGGDPIYVMDQLSDERSRDIQWIEELALKEGMRRLNDREKLILRKRFFQGKTQMEVADEIGISQAQVSRLEKAAIKQMNKNIQQ
- a CDS encoding YlmC/YmxH family sporulation protein; the encoded protein is MMNISEFQTKDIVNVSDGKKLGSIGDFDINVTTGKIQAIIITGPGKMMGFFGREEEFVIPWRNIVKIGEDVILVRMSSQDLSP
- a CDS encoding YggS family pyridoxal phosphate-dependent enzyme, translated to MEIKENLSVIKENINKACRQAGRNPEEVRLVAVTKYVTADRAEEAIEAGIIHLGENRDEGLAEKYERIGNKAVWHFIGSLQSRKVKHVIDKVSYIHSLDRLSLAKEIDKRAEAPVQCFVQVNTSGEVSKHGIKPEETISFIKACSEYPAIQIAGLMTMAPSTDDTSTIRRTFQRLKELKEEIQGLGLDHAPCTELSMGMSSDYMIAIEEGATFIRIGSSLVG
- a CDS encoding cell division protein SepF, which codes for MSIKNRFKTFFALDEEEYEYTDKQSYEEEEEYLSPEQQAPRKEGKQNVVSLQSLQKSSKVVLCEPRAYSEAQDIADQLKNRRAIVVNLQRIQHDQAKRIVDFLSGTVYAIGGDIQKIGMNIFLCTPDNVDVSGTISELAVEDEPQRW
- a CDS encoding YggT family protein; translation: MDLVFSVLGSLLQVYSYAIIIYILMSWFPNAKESRFGQILASVCEPFLEPFRRIIPSLGMIDLSPIAAILVLNLAQGGLRSLYYMIA
- a CDS encoding RNA-binding protein translates to MTDLFQHFREDERDFIEKVIGWKEYVLSSYSPKLTDFLDPREQEIVRSLIGDQKEVNAAFQGGTPQAERKRALLYPEYLEPDHDDFALSLFQISYPSKFVNLEHRQVLGALMSIGLKRSKYGDILIEDENIQLVAAEEMDDFLKLQLTEIGKAKVELKKIDFSKAIAKHDEWSESSTTVSSLRLDAVIAAIYGISRQKVQPLLQAGQVKVNWRTAEQGSMECQEGDRISVRGFGRSKVTEILGRTKKDKIRLLFGRQK
- a CDS encoding DivIVA domain-containing protein: MPLTPLDIHNKEFNKGFRGYDEDEVNEFLDQVIKDYEMVLRDKKEFETRVAEMEEKLSHYTVIEETLNKSILIAQETAEEVKRNAQKESKLIIKEAEKNADRIINESLSKSRKVAMEIEELKKQSKVFRTRFQMLIEAQLDLLKNDDWDHLLEYEVDSVYAGEEEEAKYRS